ATGACATATACTTACTGAGCTACGTATATGACATATACGTACTGAGCTACGTATATGACATATACGTACTGAGCTACGTATATGACATATACGTACTGAGCTACGTATATGACATATACGTACTGAGCTACGTATATGACATATACGTACTGAGCTACGTATATGACATATACGTACTGAGCTACGTATATGACATATACTTACTGAGCTACGTATATGACATATACTTACTGAGCTACGTATATGACATATACTTACTGAGCTACGTATATGACATATACTTACTGAGCTACGTATATGACATATACTTACTGAGCTACGTATATGAAATATGCGTACTGAGCTACGTATATGAAATATGCGTACTGAGCTACGTATATGAAATATGCGTACTGAGCTACGTATATGAAATATACTTACTGAGCTACGTATATGACATATACTTACTGAGCTACGTATATGACATATACTTACTGAGCTACGTATATGACATATGCGTACTGAGCTACGTATATGAAATATGCGTACTGAGCTACGTATATGAAATATGCTTACTGAGCTACGTATATGAAATATACTTACTGAGCAATAGGAAATATACTTACTGAGCTAAAGGAAATACAGTGGttgaaaagtacccaattgtcatacttgaagtaaagataccttaatagaaaatgactcaaataaaagtgagtgacccagtaaaatactacttgagtaaacatttaaaagtatttggtttgaaatatacttaagtatcaaaagtaaatgtaattgctaaaatatacttaagtatcaaaagtcaaatTCAAAGTACAAatgatttcaaattccttatattaagcaaaccagatggcaccattttcttgttttttattttatttacggaAAGCCATGGGCTTTCATGGGCTTTCAAAGCCAACAGTCAGACATTAATAATtggaggcagtagggatgacgagGGATTTTCTCTTGATAATTGTGTGAATTGGACCCTTTTCCTCTCCTGCTAAAAATtctaaatgtaacaagtacttttaggtgtcagggaaaatgtatggtgtaaaaagtacatgatgttctttaggaatgtagtgaagtaaaagttgtcaaaatacattaatagtaaagtacagataccccaaaaaactgtataagtagtactttaaagtatatttacataagtactttacaccactaatGAAATATAGTTAGAGAGCTAGCTATCTTCCACTTTAAATCAATACTGTCTGAAGAGACTTTGTTTCCCACAACAACACTGTTTTGACATGTGTgcctctgtatgtgtgtgatcAGCAATCCCTGTTGATGACGATTGTGAACTTGGCCCAGAACTTTGTGGGCAGCAACAACGTGAACATCCTGCAGCCGCTGGGTCAGTTTGGTACCCGCATCAACGGGGGCAAGGATGCTGCCAGCCCCCGTTACATCTTCACCATGCTCAGGTAATGCCTCCCAGGGTCAAAACAGAATTGTGCTAGCTATTTGATTGGTCTACTTGTTGTATGATTTGTAGGGGCCATTGTGCCATCCTGAAGTGCAGTCATACcttcttgatttaaaaaaaaaggttaatGATGTATTTCTGGTAAACTTTGTTTATACATCACCTTTCATAAAACACATTAAAACTCAAAAtgctttaaaaatgtatttattatgaaGTAATGTCACTTTCTCAGTCCTCTGGCCAAGATGTTGTTCCCAGCGGTGGACTCCAGCCTGCTGAAGTTCCTGAATGATGACAACCAGAAGGTGGAGCCAGAGTGGTACATCCCCATCCTCCCTTTGGTGCTGGTGAACGGGGCCGAGGGCATCGGGACGGGCTGGGCCTGCAAGATCCCCAACTACGACCACAGAGAGATAGTCAACAACCTGTACCGCATGCTCAACATGCAGGACCCTCTGCCCATGGTGAACATTTCCAACGTTCAAACGTATTTCATTACATAAGATAAGATCAACTTTATTGTCCCAGGGGGAAATCTGTTGTGGACCCACAAGCAGCGCTATTGTTCATTTGGTTTTAGGATTATATTGCTTAAAGCATATCAACTCCGATTAATATTTTTGTACATTGATACCATTATACATTAAAACCTTTAGCTAAGTCAATTGTCATTTGGgattttaaaacatgttttgattGAACTGGATAAACCACCAACTTTCTGTGTCTGCGGTCATCCAGAAGTTCAGCAGGCTGGAGTCCACTGCTGGGAACGATAATCAAGATTTGTGTTAATCATGTTATAAGTAAGTCAGCTAACATAATGACGTTTGACTGAATATTCCTACGTCTCTCCTTTCCCAGCTGCCCAGCTATAAGAACTTTAAAGGCGTGATCCATGAGTTGGGTCAGAACCAGTACATGGTCAGTGGAGAGATCTCTGTCCTGGACAAGAACACCATTGAGATCACTGAGCTGCCCGTTCGCACCTGGACACAGGTACACTATTGCTAAGGACAGGATATATCACACCTGGACACAGGTACACTATTGCTAAGGACAGGATATATCACACCTGGACACAGGTACACTATTGCTAAGGACAGGATATATCACACCTGGACACAGGTACACTATTGCTAAGGACAGGATATATCACACCTGGACACAGGTACACTATTGCTAAGGACAGGATATATCACACCTGGACACAGGTACACTAAGGACAGGATATATCACACCTGGACACAGGTACACTAAGGACAGGATATATCACACCTGGACACAGGTACACTAAGGACAGGATATATCACACCTGGACACAGGTACACTAAGGACAGGATATATCACACCTGTCCAGCACTTCTGGTCATCTAGCTGCTTTGACGGAATGAGTGAAGGAGATGTTGAACCTTTGTTTCTATGCTGTGATGTTGTTTGTTagttctttgtctctctcctcccccctcctctctcaccctctcgctctcgctctctccctccctcccctccctctctcctctctcactctcctctctctcctctccctctctcctccctctcttctccctctctcctccctctctccctcccctccctctctcctctctctccctccccaccctctctccctccaggcctACAAGGAGTCGGTACTAGAGCCCATGCTCCAGGGGACAGAGAAGACTCCAGCTCTGATTAatgactataaggagtaccacaCGGACCAAACCGTCAAGTTTGTAGTTCGCATGTCAGAGGAGAAGCTGGCCCAGGCAGAGGCTGCTGGACTACACAAAGTCTTCAAGCTACAGTCCAGCCTCACCTGCAACTCCATGGTTAGTACCACTCCCCAAATCTGGGTTCTATTCactaggcaccaaacagaagaaaacggactgaaacagggagaaaCTACCTGAGCTTGTTCAATAATAAACGCCTTGGTTTCATTATCCGTAGCAAAACAGTttccctaatgaatacgaccctgtaTTTGAGTTGAACTTATAGTTGTATTGACTCCCACTGTTCATTCATTATACACACCTCTTTGGATGAAGTGCTCTGTTTTGTGTATATACAGAGCACTCCTATTATAGAAATTACATCTGTCTGGATGATGGGATTCTTTGGAATGAGTTTATCATCTAAAAAGGGAAAAACATTTTGAGGTGTTTCATGGTTTTTAACCTGTTTTGGAAAGGAGAACTATCTAAAGTAGTTGTTCTCCCCTCAGGTGTTGTTTGACCACATGGGCTGTCTGAAGAGGTATGACTCGGTCCAGGACATTCTCAAGGAGTTCTTTGAGCTGCGGTTGCACTACTACAAGCTGAGGAAGGATTGGTTAGTGGGGAGCCTGGGGGCGGAGGCTTCCAAACTGTCCAATCAGGCACGATTTGTACTGGAGAAGATCGAAGGAAAGATCACAATCGGTGAGCATTTTAACTgcatcccagagagagagagagggagaggactccctctgcctctgtctctgcctctccctctgcctctccctctgcctcggTCTCTGCCtcggtctctccctctgcctctccctctgcctctatctctccttctgcctctatctctccttctgccTCGGTCTCTGCCTCGGTCTCTGCctcggtctctccctctatctctccctctatctctgcctctccctctgcctctccctctgcctctccctctgcctctccctctccctctgtctctccctctgtctctccctctgtctctccctctgtctctccctctgtctctccctctgtctctgcctcggtCTCTGCCTCggtctctgcctctccctctgcctcaatatttatttcaattggcaATTTGGTACTAGAGTACTGCTATATTAATGTTGTTTGTCTATAGAGAACAAGTCTAAGAGGGATCTGATCAGGATGCTGGTGCAGAAAGGCTTTGAGTCGGACCCTGTGGCAGCATGGACCAAAGCACAGGAAAAGGTACTGTTAGCATCCTGCCACTgtccaccatgtgaccacttgacgcttCAACACCCTGTATTCTGATTGGACATCTTCCTGGTCTCTCTATAGGCTCTGGAGGAGGATGATCGTGATGGTAATGACAGTGACGGCTCTGTGGACTCTGTGTCATTGTCGGGACCAAACTTCAACTACATCCTCAACATGCCTCTGTGGTGCCTGTCCAAGGAGAAGGTGGACGAGCTGCTCCGACAGAGAGACATCAAGGTATTGACTCAGAGAGGAAGGGTGTAGACACCTGCCTGTCAAAGACTTGCAATTCTATTCAATAGATCTTTATCGTCCCCAAAGGGCTATTCATTTGCAGCAACATTACACAAGTAGTCAGGGGCTGAGTCTTTAAAcggttgtgtgtgttttgttattGTGTGAATATCAGTGCTTTTttaatatgtgtatgtgatcGCAGAGGGAAAGGAACCCACACGCTCTGTGTTACTAGCACCATGTCTTTTATCAACTGAGTATGGGTTGTTCAACAGAAAGGAGAGTTGAATGAGCTGCAGAGGAAGTCTCCTGAGGATCTGTGGAAGGAGGACCTGGCCGTCTTCATTGAAGAACTGGATGTGAGTGGTACCAGCACTATGTGCAGCAGAGTCACTCATCTGTCACTCTTCTGAGTCACTCATCTAAGTCACTGCTTAAGAAGGGACTACAATCATTTATGCCTACTTGTGCGAGACTGCTTTTGTTGGGGAGAAGTCGGTTAATCTCCAGGTTTCTTTCTCCAGGCTTTACTGACAGCAGATCTATTCGTATATGTTTGGCTTTTATCTCCTTTCACTATAAACCGTCACCTCAATACAAGTGACCTCGACCATTTACAAAAAGTGACTGTGGTGTGTTCTCTCCCCGTCTGTGTGACAGAAAATCGAGGCCCAGGAGCAGGCAGACATGAGTGCAGGTAGAGGCACCAAGCTGGTGAAGGGCAAGGTGGGCAAGCCCAAGGTGAAGAAACTACACCTGGAGGAGACGCTGCCCTCGCTGTACGGCCGCAGGGTCGTACCCACCATCACACAGGCCATGAAGACTGACGCCTCCAAGAAGATGACCAAGAAGAAGAAGGTATAACATGTCATATTTAAGATGAATCCTCTCTATGGTTCATTATTAACGGTCCAGTCTGTAATGTTTCCAGACAATTCCAACCATTGAAGTTGATGATTTACACCCAGTGCTGTATGAGCTTAGATCAACTGTATACCTCTGTCATAGCTCAGCATTGTTTGCATTGGTCTGTGTGTTTTCAGGCATTAgacatgacgtgtgtgtgtgtgtgtgtgtgtgtgtgtgtgtgttggcctctCAGGGTGATGCGGACCTGGTGATGAAGCTGGAGTTTGATGATGAGATGGGAGTGCTGGGGTCAGACGGGGGAACAGGGGAGAACTCCCTCAACTCCTCCTCTAATacaccagccccaaccccagccaagCCCAAGGCCCCCCGGGTCAAACAGGAGAAGAAGGAGCCAGGTCAGCAGATGTTCCATTCTCCTTTCATGTGTCTCATCTTATTGGGGTTCAGTCATGaattgggggagaaggggagacatATGAGAGGGATAGACAGGTAAGGTGGTGGACCCAAGTATTGTATCCCTTCCTCTTGGGGCAATTTGTAGTTGGGAGTCAGAAGTTCTACCACTAGAGGAAACTTTGGCACTCATTTACTTTAATCACACTTCATGGCTACTAAATAAAATACCTGAAATCTGAATGTTCTCTATATCAGGTACTCCCAGAGCCAGGAAACCCCCCACACCCAAAGGATCATCTGGTAAGAAGGTGAAGAAGCGTAACCCCTGGTCGGAGGATGAGTCCAAATCAGAGAGCGACCTGGAGGACAGTGAACCTGTGGTCATCCCCCGAGACACCAAGTCACAACGGGCCTCAGGTAACCACTTACCTACTGGGCTGTGTTCATTAGGACACACCATTAAAACAGACTGGTTTTTGTTGGATAAGTTCAGACAGTAGCTTCCTTTTTCACTGTGGTTTAGGGTGTTTTCTTCGTGTTCACTGTCCTGTTAGAACTAAGGAAAGGCATTTTTCCTGATCACAGTAGTTAACTGGGCCCTAATctcagttaacccagaactaaagtcttgCGTAATTGGTCAGCTGCTCGATTTAAGTTCTGGGTCTATACCTGTAAAGAGAAGAGCTGAAGAGATGCTAGAATGAGGAACAGAACCGGAACGAGTAGCGCTCTCTCACTTTGAATGTCACCTCTCCTTCCGAAATTGGAAAGATGCCAGTAATGACACCAGTAATGAAAAACCCTGAAACTACTGCTGCTCGTCCCATTCCTTCACGACAGATTGTACTGTACCAGTTATGTTTATCTGTCTACGAGAGATTATCTGGGCCTAGAGTTTTTTTCTGGTCCAGTCACGTAGTCGATTGGTTGGTTTTTCTTCAACTGTTTTAACCAATCTTCTGTTTTTAATTGCATATTCTTTGTGATTGGTCCTTGAGGCCATTTTGAAATGTTTAAAAGCCTCATTCTTATTTCTGTAAAAACCCGAAAGCCGAAACGTGGTGGTTCTACTTTTTGCAATAAAGACGCTCTTTTATTTAATTCCATTTGTCCTCCAAGTGTTGATGGATATCCTGTCTACCCCCGTTCACTCCTCAATTCATGTTCCTTGGTTAGAAAGCAATGTAATGGCAGTGATCTTTTCCCTTTGCAGGTCACGTGGTCAGAAAACTCTGGTCTTGCTAATTCTAACATAATAGTTTTGCCTCATTGTCATTCTACACACTATGCTGTCTGTCACCTGGGGTGACTATAACTTGAAACTCCATCAGCTCTTTGAAAGTCTGAAAGTCTGGTTCTCCCTGGCTTGATGAGCCTGAAGTCTGACAGCAGCGTGATGCAATCCATATGCAATAGGAGAGGTTATGCTACGGTTCTCAGCTCTCAAAACACTGATTTGACTCACACTATGAACTCTGTAGCTCTTCCTTATCACTAGTAGTGGGCTTTTAGGACATGCTGCCTTTCAGAAATCATTACAAATCGATCAAACTACATCAAGTGATTCAAAACACACCCACATGTATAATGAACTTTGTCTGTTCCTCAGCGGCCAAGCCCAAGTACACATTTGACTTCAgtgaggaagaggatggaggagaggaaggggatgatgatgatgatgctgcatCCTTGCCAGCCCGGCCCTGCAAAGATGACTTCACTGCCTCCTCCGAAACTAAAGACCGATACAATGACCACAGCAATGATGATGAAGATATCTTCCCATCACCCAAACAGACCACCACCACCGTCTCACCAGCAAAGAAGAAGAAGGAACCAGAGAGTATATTCTCCTCCTCCAAATCAGCCTGCTCCTCTGAAAAGAGCAATGACAGTGGTGAGTTCACACAGCAAGGTCCGCATGTTTGCCTTGTCTTGTACTTTCTTTAGTAAAAGGTTAGATGtatatttcttgtttttaattccAGTCTTGTGTGTTTGTCTATGAAAAAGGACTTTGTCTGTACATAAGCTCCTAGTCCCTGCGTTCATCTGAGGGTTAATGTCAGTTACTCTTCTCTTCCAGATGACCTGAAGTTGGACAGTGACGGGGATGACAAGGCCTTCTCATACTCCAGCAGCTCTGCCTTCGACAAACCCGTCCCAGCTAAGAAAGGTAACACACAGAGCCAAATATGTATCTACAGCCTGGCCACATTAAACAGACGTACATTTGTGTACCTTCATTAAGTACTTCTTACGTTTCAAATGAAATAATGGTCTGCTTACTTAAGACAGAACAATAGGGAGGATGGGTGGGCGTATACCTCGATCAAGAGGTTGTGTGTTCGAGTTGCGTCAGAGACAactagcattttagctaacctttcccctgacctttttcctaaccttaacctaattctcatGACATTCTAGGAAAAATTCTCATTTCCTTTGACATTGACACAACaagcagcctggtctcagagcaagACGTATAATACTATATGTCCTTCCAACACGTATGATACTTTCGACATCCAATTCGTATGATGTTGTATGACCGCTATTACATTaatatgcactatatagggaatagggctctggtctatagtagtgcactatatagggaatagggctctggtctatagtagtgcactatatagggaatagggctctggtctatagtagtgcactatatagggaatagggctctggtctatagtagtgcactatatagggaatagggctctggtctatagtagtgcactatatagggaatagggctctggtctatagtagtgcactatatagggaatagggctctggtctatagtagtgcactatatagggaatagggtggcttTTTAGACACAGCCATGGTGTCTTGCTGAGATCCTTGTTATTATTGATCTCTGTTACCCACAGCAGTGAAGAAGCCTTCGGATGCAGCTCCCAAACCCAGGAAAGCACCAGTACCCAAAGAGCCACCAAAACAGAAGTTGGACACGTCCGTTTGGGACTCCGACTCAGATACCGGCTCCAAGAAGCCTGCAACACCACTCAAAGGTACAGGCTTACCTCACAATGACCACTGGAGTCAGTAAGCTTACAATCTATTTCTCTATGAATATAGAAGATTGACAAGTGTAAACTGACTATAAAAGGGTGTGAACAGAGTGTAACCTGGGTGTGAACCGAGTGTAACCTGGGTGTGAACCGAGTGTAACCTGGGTGTGAACCGAGTGTAACCTGGGTGTGAACCGAGTGTAACCTGGGTGTGAACCGAGTGTAACCTGGGTGTGAACCGAGTGTAACCTGGGTGTGAACCGAGTGTAACCTGGGTGTGAACCGAGTGTAACCTGGGTGTGAACCGAGTGTAACCTGGGTGTGAACCGAGTGTAACCTGGGTGTGTTTTTCCTTACCTGTGTAGGTAAAggcggagggaggaagaggaagcagTCTGAATCTGAAGAGGATGATTTCAGTCCCAAGAAGACTCCTGGGAAAACACCCAAAGCCCCTACCAGTAGGGTAAGAACGTGTGTGTGTCATTGAATCATATAGGATATAAGAAGATACTAAAAAACGAAGACTTCCATACAACAAGATACTTAGTCTTCTCGTCTTCTCCCTGTGTAGAAACTGTCAAAGAAAGCAGCCGTGACCCCACCCCCCAtgtcagatgatgatgatgtagactCCAACCGTTTCAGCCAATCCGGCACGGCATCCCGAGACCGACCGTGCAGAAGCAGGGCCAAGAAGGAAGTGAAGTACTTTGCTGAGTCAGCGTCAGGGTCAGACGCCGATCAGTACGACATGTTCGACTAGACCATGGAATCCTTCCCacacaggctctgttccaatgctttctccctcccttgaAGTaatcacagatcttcattggtTGGTACCCCATGCTGTCACCTATCCAATCAATTATGATCTGTGATCACCTTGATGAAATCAGGAAGGATGGGTTTTTAAACAATTTGAACAGCCATTTGCACACACATCGCTTGAGTAATTTTAACGTGCATCCTTCCTTGACTTTCTAGAAGAAATCATCTGAGAGGTGGGATAGGTGTAGGCAGTGGTTGTATAAATATCCAGTCATGTTTAAATATCATGTGATTATTTCAACGTAAGAAGGAAGAATTTAGTTTTGAAGTATTCAACCAGGACCAGACACACGCTGGTTGAAATACCCCTGTGCTGTGTCCCACAGACTTTtgtacatcccccccccccccccctttaatttTACTGGTGACTTTAATGCTTTCTACTGTGTAGGTGTTTTACACTTTTTATTATACATACAAAAcaattttgttttttaaattattattattaccatgGAAATGTTCTGTATTTGTCCTAAGCAGCTTTTAGAAGTTAGGAACGCGGTGCTTCAGCACATTTTAACTGTTAAAAAGTAAAGAAGAGACTATGTACCTTTTTGAACATGAACTTGGAAGTAAACAATGAAATGTAAATTATTCTCAGGCTGTTGTGTTTTCTGTAAGATTTTCTTAATTGACTTCAATCTATTTCCTGCAGAGCAGAACTGTAGGAacacaattctctctctctctcacatacacacacacacactattcaagGCTTCGAGGTTACAGTAAATCTAAATATTTGGGTTATAACACGTTCACACGTTAtgtattttaaaataaatatatttgtattaCTTTGCCAgggcatttcatggtaaagttaAACAGTATATGAACATATAAAGCATTGTTAATATACAAACAGACAATATTGAAAACGAAAACAAGATAGAAGCTCACTGTAAAGCTCCCTATGAGGACGTCCTGCTTTCTCTTCCCAACAGGCCAGCAGGAGGTTCTGGGTAAATGTATAATCACCATGACAACTCCCTGCTGCCCTGCCCACCCTCCAGAAAGACAAAGTTAAGAAAACTCAACCATAATTTGATCATGTCTCTTCATAATAACACTAACTATACAACACTGCATATGATGACAATGAGGTTTTCTGATACCGATGGGGTGAAAAAGGCAATCATATACATTATTTGTAAATATTAAACTTTTGAACATTTTTGAACAGGCATAACAACAAAGTTGCTTTCGaaggtacattttttttttgatgTTCACAGTCATGCTTCTACTGGATAGTTGGATAATGTAGGGCACAGTGGTGGAACATTCATATAGAAATACGTTGCATAGAACAGACACCACTGACTTGTAGAGCATGGACTCGTTGTGCCAGATCTATTCAGTgtatttctatctgcaatgttcaGTACGTTGCCCCCTTCCGGTACATGTATTGATCTTATTCGGTTTATTGTCTTACATTTCTGTCAGTTGATTGATTTAGTGACAGCTGCTTGGCATTCCAACTGAAGAGGGGAAGCAACTCTGCTGTTTGATCAGCGATGACATCGGGGTAACTAGGGTTTCGAAATTATGGAAACTTTTCACAAATTTAAGAATTCCACATTGGAAATTCCTTtagcttattccctcctgattacgAAAATCCTCTGACCAtgatcccccccccacccccgccCACCAAAAAAAGGAAT
This genomic window from Oncorhynchus clarkii lewisi isolate Uvic-CL-2024 chromosome 32, UVic_Ocla_1.0, whole genome shotgun sequence contains:
- the LOC139391673 gene encoding DNA topoisomerase 2-beta-like isoform X3, which encodes MSNGAAGSGGLTWVNAAKKREEEAAAAAAAANGSGDGGKPEGGGGGAKKKGGEKLSVERVYQKKTQLEHILLRPDTYIGSVEPVTQQMWVFDEDLGMNLREITYVPGLYKIFDEILVNAADNKQRDKSMSTIKISIDPESNTITIWNNGKGIPVVEHKDEKMYVPALIFGHLLTSSNYDDEQKKVTGGRNGYGAKLCNIFSTKFTVETACKEYKHSFKQTWQNNMGKTSDPKIKFFDGDDFTCVTFQPDLSKFKMEKLDMDIVALLTKRAYDIAGSCKGVKVMLNGKKLPVTGFRSYVDLYVKDKLDEVGVALKVVNESVNERWEVCLTMSEKGFQQISFVNSIATTKGGRHIDYVVDQIVAKLIEVVKKKNKAGVSVKPFQVKNHIWVFVNALIENPTFDSQTKENMTLQTKSFGSKCPLSEKFIRAATNCGIVESILNWVKFKAQTQLNKKCSSVKYSKIKGIPKLDDANDAGGKHSSECTLILTEGDSAKSLAVSGLGVIGRDRYGVFPLRGKILNVREATHKQIMENAEINNIIKIVGLQYKKSYDDPESLRSLRYGKIMIMTDQDQDGSHIKGLLINFFHHNWPSLLKHTFLEEFITPIVKVNKNKQEHAFYSIPEFDEWKKQTVNFKTWHIKYYKGLGTSTSKEAKEYFADMEKHRIMFRYAGTEDDAAITLAFSKKKTDDRKEWLTNFMEDRRQRRMHGLPEQYLYGTQAKHLSYNDFINKELILFSNSDNERSIPSLVDGLKPGQRKVLFTCMKRNDKREVKVAQLAGSVAEMSAYHHGEQSLLMTIVNLAQNFVGSNNVNILQPLGQFGTRINGGKDAASPRYIFTMLSPLAKMLFPAVDSSLLKFLNDDNQKVEPEWYIPILPLVLVNGAEGIGTGWACKIPNYDHREIVNNLYRMLNMQDPLPMLPSYKNFKGVIHELGQNQYMVSGEISVLDKNTIEITELPVRTWTQAYKESVLEPMLQGTEKTPALINDYKEYHTDQTVKFVVRMSEEKLAQAEAAGLHKVFKLQSSLTCNSMVLFDHMGCLKRYDSVQDILKEFFELRLHYYKLRKDWLVGSLGAEASKLSNQARFVLEKIEGKITIENKSKRDLIRMLVQKGFESDPVAAWTKAQEKALEEDDRDGNDSDGSVDSVSLSGPNFNYILNMPLWCLSKEKVDELLRQRDIKKGELNELQRKSPEDLWKEDLAVFIEELDKIEAQEQADMSAGRGTKLVKGKVGKPKVKKLHLEETLPSLYGRRVVPTITQAMKTDASKKMTKKKKGDADLVMKLEFDDEMGVLGSDGGTGENSLNSSSNTPAPTPAKPKAPRVKQEKKEPGTPRARKPPTPKGSSGKKVKKRNPWSEDESKSESDLEDSEPVVIPRDTKSQRASAAKPKYTFDFSEEEDGGEEGDDDDDAASLPARPCKDDFTASSETKDRYNDHSNDDEDIFPSPKQTTTTVSPAKKKKEPESIFSSSKSACSSEKSNDSDDLKLDSDGDDKAFSYSSSSAFDKPVPAKKAVKKPSDAAPKPRKAPVPKEPPKQKLDTSVWDSDSDTGSKKPATPLKGKGGGRKRKQSESEEDDFSPKKTPGKTPKAPTSRKLSKKAAVTPPPMSDDDDVDSNRFSQSGTASRDRPCRSRAKKEVKYFAESASGSDADQYDMFD
- the LOC139391673 gene encoding DNA topoisomerase 2-beta-like isoform X4, producing MSTIKISIDPESNTITIWNNGKGIPVVEHKDEKMYVPALIFGHLLTSSNYDDEQKKVTGGRNGYGAKLCNIFSTKFTVETACKEYKHSFKQTWQNNMGKTSDPKIKFFDGDDFTCVTFQPDLSKFKMEKLDMDIVALLTKRAYDIAGSCKGVKVMLNGKKLPVTGFRSYVDLYVKDKLDEVGVALKVVNESVNERWEVCLTMSEKGFQQISFVNSIATTKGGRHIDYVVDQIVAKLIEVVKKKNKAGVSVKPFQVKNHIWVFVNALIENPTFDSQTKENMTLQTKSFGSKCPLSEKFIRAATNCGIVESILNWVKFKAQTQLNKKCSSVKYSKIKGIPKLDDANDAGGKHSSECTLILTEGDSAKSLAVSGLGVIGRDRYGVFPLRGKILNVREATHKQIMENAEINNIIKIVGLQYKKSYDDPESLRSLRYGKIMIMTDQDQDGSHIKGLLINFFHHNWPSLLKHTFLEEFITPIVKVNKNKQEHAFYSIPEFDEWKKQTVNFKTWHIKYYKGLGTSTSKEAKEYFADMEKHRIMFRYAGTEDDAAITLAFSKKKTDDRKEWLTNFMEDRRQRRMHGLPEQYLYGTQAKHLSYNDFINKELILFSNSDNERSIPSLVDGLKPGQRKVLFTCMKRNDKREVKVAQLAGSVAEMSAYHHGEQSLLMTIVNLAQNFVGSNNVNILQPLGQFGTRINGGKDAASPRYIFTMLSPLAKMLFPAVDSSLLKFLNDDNQKVEPEWYIPILPLVLVNGAEGIGTGWACKIPNYDHREIVNNLYRMLNMQDPLPMLPSYKNFKGVIHELGQNQYMVSGEISVLDKNTIEITELPVRTWTQAYKESVLEPMLQGTEKTPALINDYKEYHTDQTVKFVVRMSEEKLAQAEAAGLHKVFKLQSSLTCNSMVLFDHMGCLKRYDSVQDILKEFFELRLHYYKLRKDWLVGSLGAEASKLSNQARFVLEKIEGKITIENKSKRDLIRMLVQKGFESDPVAAWTKAQEKALEEDDRDGNDSDGSVDSVSLSGPNFNYILNMPLWCLSKEKVDELLRQRDIKKGELNELQRKSPEDLWKEDLAVFIEELDKIEAQEQADMSAGRGTKLVKGKVGKPKVKKLHLEETLPSLYGRRVVPTITQAMKTDASKKMTKKKKGDADLVMKLEFDDEMGVLGSDGGTGENSLNSSSNTPAPTPAKPKAPRVKQEKKEPGTPRARKPPTPKGSSGKKVKKRNPWSEDESKSESDLEDSEPVVIPRDTKSQRASAAKPKYTFDFSEEEDGGEEGDDDDDAASLPARPCKDDFTASSETKDRYNDHSNDDEDIFPSPKQTTTTVSPAKKKKEPESIFSSSKSACSSEKSNDSDDLKLDSDGDDKAFSYSSSSAFDKPVPAKKAVKKPSDAAPKPRKAPVPKEPPKQKLDTSVWDSDSDTGSKKPATPLKGKGGGRKRKQSESEEDDFSPKKTPGKTPKAPTSRKLSKKAAVTPPPMSDDDDVDSNRFSQSGTASRDRPCRSRAKKEVKYFAESASGSDADQYDMFD